The sequence AGAGGCATCCGTGCCACCTAACACTTTGCTTCAGCAGTGGGCGCGGTTGGCGCGGCGCCTGCGCCAGCAGTCGGCGTGACAGGCGGCTTCGTCTGCTGCAGGCTCTGGTTAGGCAACACCGCGTCCGTCGCCAACGAGTGGCTTCAGCCGCCTGATCTCAGCGGCATTCGGCCCGTTCATCGCCTGCCACAGATCCCAATCGTGCTGCAGCCCCAACCAAAAATCAGCCGACATGCCGACAACGCGCGAAAGGCGCAGCGCCGTATCAGGCGTTACGGCACGACGTCCCTTGATGATCTCATTCAGCCGCGGATACGAGACACCAAGACGCC is a genomic window of bacterium containing:
- a CDS encoding HigA family addiction module antidote protein; its protein translation is MPTRSKSRTTTRPGPGRLPRRRPPTHPGEMLLEEFVKPLGVTQVELARRLGVSYPRLNEIIKGRRAVTPDTALRLSRVVGMSADFWLGLQHDWDLWQAMNGPNAAEIRRLKPLVGDGRGVA